One part of the Sebastes fasciatus isolate fSebFas1 chromosome 8, fSebFas1.pri, whole genome shotgun sequence genome encodes these proteins:
- the ssr4 gene encoding translocon-associated protein subunit delta, which translates to MMIRIAAFLALLAVSCSGETCTDPVITPSAYTTSDAVISSESVFIVELSLACANGAQSVTLYADVNGRQFPVTRGQDVGKYQVSWSLPHKQASSGTYQVKFFDEESYSALRKAQRNNEDVNAIQPLFSVNIDHRGAWNGPWVATEVMAALMGILVYYMAFSAKSTIQA; encoded by the exons GAGAGACCTGCACAGACCCAGTCATCACCCCGTCGGCCTACACCACCTCCGACGCAGTCATCTCCTCTGAGTCTGTCTTCATCGTTGAACTCAGCCTGGCCTGTGCCAACGGAGCACAG AGTGTGACTCTGTATGCTGATGTCAATGGAAGACAGTTCCCTGTGACTAGAGGCCAGGATGTTGGCAAGTACCAG GTGTCCTGGAGTCTTCCTCACAAACAGGCCAGCTCTGGAACATATCAAGTCAAATTCTTCGATGAGGAGTCCTACAGTGCCCTGCGCAAG GCCCAGAGAAACAATGAAGATGTAAATGCCATTCAGCCTCTCTTCTCTGTCAACATCGACCACAGG GGTGCGTGGAACGGCCCATGGGTGGCTACTGAGGTGATGGCTGCCCTCATGGGTATCCTGGTCTACTACATGGCCTTCAGTGCTAAGAGCACCATCCAAGCATAA